A genomic segment from Fibrobacterota bacterium encodes:
- a CDS encoding prolipoprotein diacylglyceryl transferase, with translation MGGFLYWWQHLPSHLDPVLLHLGPLRIQWYGLMYLVAFTVTYFLARSRCRNEERFHRYDVEFLKNLLTYSFIGVLAGGRLGYVLFYNLKYYAAHPFEVIIPFSFHGGFHFTGISGMSYHGGVTGAIVGGYLFCRKHKTADGRPADFWNLCDLFFPIAPLGYVFGRLGNFINGELWGRVTDRPIGMYFPLSPDPDLLRHPSQLYEAFFEGFFIFLVLLFLRRLKSPKGSMFPAYIFLYGFVRFFIEFFREPDRQLGFVLLGRFSRGQELCAAMMVFAIGLFVWLKARKPVPEAG, from the coding sequence ATGGGCGGATTCCTCTATTGGTGGCAGCATCTCCCTTCCCACCTGGACCCCGTTCTCCTCCACCTCGGGCCTTTGCGCATCCAATGGTACGGCCTCATGTACCTGGTGGCCTTCACCGTAACCTACTTCCTCGCCCGTTCCCGCTGCCGTAACGAAGAACGCTTCCATCGCTACGACGTGGAGTTCCTCAAGAACCTGCTGACCTATTCTTTCATCGGCGTGCTGGCGGGCGGGCGGCTGGGCTATGTCCTCTTCTATAACCTCAAGTATTACGCGGCCCATCCCTTCGAAGTCATCATCCCCTTCAGCTTCCATGGCGGGTTTCATTTCACGGGCATCTCCGGCATGTCCTATCATGGCGGCGTGACCGGCGCCATCGTGGGCGGATACCTGTTCTGCCGCAAGCATAAGACGGCCGACGGGCGGCCCGCCGACTTCTGGAACCTTTGCGATCTGTTCTTCCCGATCGCCCCCCTCGGATACGTCTTCGGTCGCTTAGGGAATTTCATCAACGGCGAACTCTGGGGCCGGGTGACCGACCGGCCCATCGGCATGTACTTCCCGCTCTCCCCCGATCCCGATCTGCTGCGGCATCCGTCCCAATTGTACGAGGCCTTCTTCGAGGGCTTCTTCATCTTCCTGGTTTTGCTCTTCCTACGCCGCCTGAAATCGCCTAAGGGATCAATGTTCCCCGCATACATCTTCCTCTACGGCTTCGTGCGCTTCTTCATCGAATTCTTCCGCGAACCGGATCGCCAGCTCGGCTTCGTCCTCTTGGGGCGGTTCTCCCGCGGCCAGGAGCTTTGCGCGGCCATGATGGTATTCGCCATCGGCCTGTTCGTATGGCTGAAAGCGCGTAAGCCGGTTCCCGAAGCGGGCTAG
- a CDS encoding class I SAM-dependent methyltransferase has protein sequence MFDSLRKTVRPLTNIARALIDMVYAPGLYHLAGLKANGIIGDPKAASGRALPPNPLETFFDSHRSGPGVWKWRHYFEAYHTHFSKFRGARPKILEIGVYSGGSLEMWKEYFGADCELFGVDINPDCRRFEKNNVKIKIANQSNRSFWRKFQEEVGGVDIVIDDGGHRPRQQRPTFEEIIRFIKPGGIYLCEDIHGLRNPFAAYLRGIANTLNDNSFNSVQARVKSVTFYPFIAVVEILDAPRKGLVSEKSGDQWI, from the coding sequence GTGTTCGACAGCCTCAGGAAAACGGTAAGGCCGCTGACCAATATCGCGCGGGCGCTCATAGACATGGTCTACGCTCCCGGTCTCTATCATCTGGCGGGCCTTAAGGCGAATGGGATAATCGGCGATCCGAAAGCGGCCTCCGGCCGCGCCCTCCCGCCAAACCCCCTCGAGACCTTTTTCGATTCCCATCGTTCGGGCCCGGGCGTCTGGAAATGGCGCCACTACTTCGAGGCTTACCACACCCACTTTTCCAAATTCCGCGGAGCGCGCCCCAAGATCCTGGAGATCGGCGTCTACAGCGGAGGAAGCCTGGAAATGTGGAAGGAATATTTCGGGGCCGACTGCGAACTGTTCGGCGTAGACATCAATCCCGACTGCCGCCGATTCGAAAAGAACAATGTCAAAATCAAGATCGCGAACCAGTCCAACCGATCTTTCTGGCGCAAGTTCCAGGAAGAGGTCGGCGGAGTGGACATCGTGATCGATGACGGCGGCCACCGGCCTCGCCAACAAAGGCCCACTTTCGAGGAGATCATCCGTTTCATCAAACCGGGCGGGATCTACCTATGCGAGGATATCCACGGGTTGCGGAATCCTTTCGCGGCTTATCTGCGGGGCATCGCCAATACCTTGAACGATAACAGTTTCAATTCCGTGCAAGCCCGGGTGAAATCCGTCACCTTTTATCCTTTCATCGCGGTGGTGGAAATCCTGGACGCGCCCCGCAAAGGATTGGTCTCGGAGAAATCCGGCGACCAGTGGATATAA
- the hemF gene encoding oxygen-dependent coproporphyrinogen oxidase, producing the protein MPGPHKDAITAAVRGVQERISAFLSGEDKSFREDAWTYASGLGGGVTRTWEDGPLLEKGGVGFSAITGSSLPPAAATQFRIAPGTPFYATGVSLVMHPRNPHVPTIHMNVRYFEAGDVWWFGGGVDVTPYYPVEAQVIGFHRALRDLCLRHGRDYLAWKDACDAYFFLKHRGEPRGVGGLFFDHLREDKEKDFAWAEALGLAFPDLYRPFLTGRDMAVSERERDFQLYRRGRYVEFNLLWDRGTLFGLQSGGRTESILLSMPPLAKWTYGWTPEPGSPEARLTEHFLKPQPWADL; encoded by the coding sequence ATGCCGGGCCCCCATAAGGACGCCATCACCGCCGCCGTCCGCGGCGTGCAGGAACGGATCTCCGCCTTCCTTTCCGGCGAAGACAAATCCTTCCGCGAGGACGCGTGGACCTACGCGTCGGGCCTTGGGGGCGGAGTCACGCGCACCTGGGAAGACGGGCCTTTGCTGGAGAAGGGAGGCGTGGGCTTCTCCGCCATCACCGGTTCCTCCTTGCCGCCCGCGGCGGCCACCCAATTCAGGATCGCGCCCGGCACGCCTTTCTACGCCACCGGCGTCAGCCTGGTCATGCACCCCCGTAACCCGCATGTTCCCACCATCCACATGAACGTCCGCTACTTCGAGGCGGGCGACGTGTGGTGGTTCGGCGGCGGGGTGGACGTGACCCCGTATTATCCGGTGGAGGCGCAGGTGATCGGTTTCCATCGCGCCCTCCGGGACCTGTGCCTGCGCCATGGCCGGGATTACCTGGCTTGGAAGGATGCCTGCGACGCGTACTTCTTCCTCAAGCATCGCGGCGAGCCGCGCGGCGTGGGCGGCCTGTTCTTCGATCATCTGCGCGAGGACAAGGAGAAGGATTTCGCCTGGGCCGAAGCGCTCGGGCTGGCCTTCCCTGATCTTTATCGGCCCTTTCTGACCGGAAGGGACATGGCCGTCAGCGAGCGGGAGCGGGACTTCCAATTGTACCGCCGCGGGCGTTACGTGGAATTCAACCTGCTCTGGGACCGCGGCACCCTGTTCGGATTGCAATCCGGCGGGCGCACCGAATCCATCCTCCTGTCCATGCCCCCCTTGGCCAAATGGACCTACGGCTGGACGCCCGAGCCCGGCAGCCCGGAAGCGCGCCTGACCGAGCATTTCCTGAAGCCCCAGCCTTGGGCGGACCTGTAG
- the rfbC gene encoding dTDP-4-dehydrorhamnose 3,5-epimerase: MIFEELPLPGAFRIKLEKKADARGHFARTFCAREFSERGLNPSCLQCNTSFNRARGTLRGLHWQAAPHAETKLVRATRGSLWDVMIDLRPQSPTFLKWHGETLDEDNGVMLYIPEGFAHGFVTLRDNTELAYQMTTFYDPASARGARFDDPAFGIEWPAISHPVVSDRDLAFPAFSPDPPG; encoded by the coding sequence ATGATCTTCGAGGAATTGCCTCTGCCCGGCGCGTTCCGGATAAAGCTGGAAAAGAAAGCCGATGCGCGCGGCCATTTCGCCCGGACCTTTTGCGCGCGGGAGTTTTCCGAGAGAGGGCTTAATCCCTCCTGCCTGCAGTGCAATACTTCCTTCAATCGCGCGCGAGGCACTTTGCGCGGGCTGCATTGGCAAGCCGCTCCGCATGCCGAAACCAAGTTGGTTCGCGCCACGCGCGGCTCGTTATGGGACGTGATGATCGATTTGCGCCCGCAGTCCCCCACCTTCCTTAAATGGCACGGGGAAACGCTGGATGAAGACAACGGCGTTATGCTTTACATCCCGGAAGGGTTCGCCCACGGGTTCGTCACCCTGCGCGACAACACGGAATTGGCCTACCAAATGACCACTTTTTATGATCCGGCCTCCGCCCGCGGCGCGCGTTTCGATGATCCGGCTTTCGGAATCGAATGGCCCGCCATCTCCCATCCCGTCGTTTCGGATCGCGATCTGGCCTTCCCCGCTTTCTCTCCGGACCCGCCCGGTTAA
- the rfbG gene encoding CDP-glucose 4,6-dehydratase — MEDLVNPAFWGGRRVLLTGHTGFKGSWLTLWLRSLGAEVTGYSAPRLSTDPNLFTLAGVAADCRDMRGDIADPERLRQTMEGSRPEIVFHLAAQPLVRESYRIPQETWRVNIMGTLELLQACRACDSVRAIVVVTTDKVYENAERGMPFPEGDPLGGYDPYSSSKAACEILCASWRRSFFSADSGSKTGLATARAGNVIGGGDFSADRLIPDLVRARISDRKAKLRYPQAVRPWQHVLESLSGYLLLAERLHGNAADFSRAFNFGPLESDVRPVGDVADAICKSIGASWELENALQPHEAGVLRLDSGLAKKALSWGPRLRFGEMLQWTCDWYQGWQRGADLRALTLDQIGRYQTLPSLGNPE, encoded by the coding sequence GTGGAAGACCTGGTGAACCCTGCCTTCTGGGGCGGACGTCGCGTCTTGCTCACGGGCCATACCGGCTTCAAGGGTTCATGGCTTACCCTGTGGCTCCGCTCCCTGGGCGCCGAGGTCACCGGCTACTCGGCCCCCCGGCTCTCCACCGATCCCAACCTCTTCACCCTCGCCGGGGTCGCCGCGGACTGCCGCGACATGCGCGGCGACATCGCGGATCCCGAACGGCTCCGCCAGACCATGGAGGGCTCGCGTCCCGAAATCGTTTTCCATTTGGCCGCCCAGCCATTGGTGCGCGAGTCCTATCGGATTCCGCAAGAGACGTGGCGCGTCAATATCATGGGCACCTTGGAACTGCTCCAAGCCTGCCGGGCCTGCGATTCGGTACGGGCTATCGTAGTCGTAACCACCGACAAGGTTTATGAAAATGCCGAGCGCGGAATGCCCTTCCCGGAAGGGGATCCGTTGGGCGGTTACGATCCCTATTCGAGCAGCAAGGCGGCCTGCGAGATCTTGTGCGCTTCGTGGCGGCGCAGCTTTTTCAGCGCGGACTCCGGATCCAAAACCGGCCTAGCGACCGCGCGCGCCGGAAACGTGATCGGCGGAGGGGACTTTTCCGCGGATCGCCTGATTCCGGATTTGGTGCGCGCGCGGATTTCCGACAGGAAGGCCAAGCTTCGTTATCCCCAGGCCGTGCGGCCCTGGCAGCATGTCCTGGAATCCCTGTCGGGCTACCTGCTATTGGCGGAACGTTTGCACGGGAATGCCGCCGATTTTTCCCGGGCCTTCAATTTCGGCCCGCTGGAAAGCGATGTGCGGCCGGTGGGCGACGTCGCCGATGCCATTTGCAAGTCGATCGGCGCTTCCTGGGAATTGGAAAACGCCCTTCAGCCTCACGAGGCCGGCGTGTTGCGTCTTGACAGCGGCCTGGCGAAAAAGGCCTTGTCCTGGGGCCCCCGGCTCAGGTTCGGGGAAATGTTGCAATGGACTTGCGACTGGTATCAGGGCTGGCAGCGCGGAGCCGATCTCCGGGCCCTTACCTTGGATCAAATCGGGCGCTATCAAACGCTCCCATCCCTCGGGAATCCGGAATAG
- a CDS encoding FkbM family methyltransferase has product MARAAARGLLKKILLRLYHTLVRCARLRPVQVRKAFQVFAEPISALLYYVALKGIRSPIRIGLKGGGSYRLEFGDDFLVLWSAWVDEEYPLAGGEAVIFDAGANLGAFALYAAHTCPRAQVYALEPVATTFRKLEGNLASAPDASKGRRITALQAGVAGTSGVREIYAAERSPYSSFYAGGAGAAGAAGVASAAGVEQVKVLSLADWIEAAGVSGQVDFLKMDCEGAEMETLLGAGPETLRRFNRIIFEFHEISGIPYARVADHLSAAGFVCRSSRRDPRSRTGIARFDRA; this is encoded by the coding sequence TTGGCGCGGGCGGCCGCGAGGGGCCTTCTGAAGAAAATCCTTCTCCGCCTCTATCATACCCTGGTCCGATGCGCGCGGCTGAGGCCCGTCCAGGTACGCAAAGCGTTCCAAGTCTTCGCCGAGCCCATCTCCGCCTTGTTGTACTACGTGGCGCTGAAAGGGATCCGTTCCCCGATCCGCATCGGCCTTAAGGGCGGCGGTTCCTACCGGTTGGAGTTCGGGGACGATTTCCTGGTCCTATGGAGCGCCTGGGTGGATGAGGAATACCCGCTCGCGGGCGGGGAGGCGGTCATCTTCGATGCCGGCGCCAACCTCGGCGCGTTCGCGCTCTACGCCGCCCATACCTGCCCCCGGGCCCAGGTGTATGCCTTGGAGCCGGTGGCGACCACCTTCCGGAAGCTGGAGGGGAATCTGGCGTCCGCGCCCGACGCATCCAAGGGCCGCCGCATTACGGCGCTCCAGGCGGGCGTCGCGGGAACCAGCGGGGTCCGGGAAATCTACGCCGCCGAACGGAGTCCTTATAGCAGCTTCTACGCGGGTGGGGCCGGCGCTGCTGGCGCGGCGGGCGTCGCTAGTGCGGCGGGTGTCGAACAGGTAAAGGTACTGAGCTTGGCGGACTGGATCGAGGCGGCCGGGGTTTCCGGTCAGGTCGATTTCCTCAAGATGGATTGCGAAGGGGCCGAGATGGAAACCCTTCTGGGAGCGGGCCCGGAAACGCTGCGGCGCTTCAACCGCATCATCTTCGAATTCCACGAGATCTCGGGCATCCCGTATGCGCGCGTGGCGGATCATTTGTCCGCCGCGGGGTTCGTTTGCCGGAGCAGCCGCCGCGATCCGCGCTCCCGCACCGGCATCGCGCGTTTCGACCGCGCCTGA
- the rlmN gene encoding 23S rRNA (adenine(2503)-C(2))-methyltransferase RlmN → MPLTGPDDILLYDYDGLVADFARRFGKGEYHSGALFRALYRRAEDDPAALPEFSANPSLASAVSKAFGYRLPEISGRSGDGDTYKFLLKLRDGYESESVVIPMKQYKSLCVSSQVGCKMGCTFCETAQMGYLRSLDAGEIVAQVMVARHVLKEPIENVVFMGMGEPMDNLDNVLQAVRILSDQRGLNIGQSSITISTVGHVDGIRRLAELARKPPPEGFSRLRLAVSLNAPNDAVRSRIMPINRQWPLSELKAALADFPLHRRGDFLFMEYVLIAGVNDTREHAREVAEYLRGLKACVNLIPYNPRRDSPFARPEREATANFFHWLMEAGQYCRVRGTKGKDAMAACGQLGNRELKRSRKTA, encoded by the coding sequence ATGCCTCTCACCGGCCCGGACGATATCCTGCTTTACGACTACGACGGCCTGGTGGCCGATTTCGCGCGCCGGTTCGGCAAAGGCGAATACCATTCCGGCGCATTGTTCCGCGCCCTCTACCGCCGCGCCGAAGATGATCCGGCTGCGTTACCCGAATTCTCCGCCAATCCGTCCCTGGCCTCCGCCGTCTCCAAGGCGTTCGGCTACCGCCTCCCGGAAATCTCTGGTCGCAGCGGCGACGGGGATACCTACAAGTTCCTCCTCAAGCTGCGGGACGGCTACGAGAGCGAATCCGTCGTCATCCCCATGAAGCAATACAAGTCCTTGTGCGTTTCGTCGCAAGTGGGATGCAAAATGGGTTGCACCTTCTGCGAGACCGCGCAGATGGGCTACCTGCGCAGCCTGGACGCGGGCGAGATCGTGGCCCAGGTAATGGTCGCGCGCCACGTGCTCAAGGAGCCCATCGAGAACGTCGTCTTCATGGGCATGGGCGAACCCATGGATAACCTGGACAACGTGCTCCAGGCCGTGCGCATCCTTTCCGATCAGCGCGGGCTGAACATCGGGCAATCCTCCATCACCATTTCCACCGTCGGCCACGTGGACGGCATCCGCCGCCTGGCGGAGCTGGCCCGCAAGCCGCCCCCCGAGGGCTTTTCCCGCCTGCGCCTGGCGGTGAGCCTCAACGCACCCAACGACGCGGTGCGCTCGCGCATCATGCCCATCAACCGCCAATGGCCTCTGTCCGAATTGAAAGCCGCCCTGGCGGATTTCCCCTTGCATCGCCGCGGGGATTTCCTCTTCATGGAATACGTTCTCATCGCCGGGGTTAACGATACCCGGGAGCATGCCCGGGAGGTGGCGGAATACCTGCGAGGGCTCAAGGCCTGCGTGAATCTCATTCCCTACAATCCCCGGCGGGACTCGCCTTTCGCGCGGCCGGAGCGCGAAGCGACCGCGAACTTCTTCCATTGGCTGATGGAGGCGGGCCAGTACTGCCGGGTGCGCGGCACCAAGGGCAAGGACGCGATGGCGGCCTGCGGGCAGTTGGGGAACCGGGAGCTGAAGCGCTCCCGCAAGACCGCTTGA
- the rfbF gene encoding glucose-1-phosphate cytidylyltransferase: MKVVILAGGFGTRISEETHLKPKPMVEVGGRPILWHIMKGYAEAGHTDFIICCGYKGYVIKEYFANYFMHRCDVTFDLATGSMKVHQSNAESWKVTVVDTGESTMTGGRLKRVREHLDNETFCFTYGDGVCDVNLKALVAFHKAHGRKATLTAVQPPGRFGAIDLAADTVTRFHEKPTGEGAYINGGFFVLEPSVIDVIPGDDTIFEKQPLEKLALEGQLQAFRHGGFWQPMDTLRDKHLLEELWARGKAPWKTW; this comes from the coding sequence ATGAAGGTTGTAATCCTGGCCGGAGGTTTCGGCACCCGTATCAGCGAGGAAACGCATCTCAAGCCGAAACCGATGGTCGAGGTGGGCGGCCGCCCCATCCTATGGCACATCATGAAAGGTTACGCCGAAGCGGGGCATACCGATTTCATCATTTGCTGCGGCTACAAGGGTTACGTCATCAAGGAATATTTCGCCAATTATTTCATGCACCGTTGCGACGTCACTTTCGATCTCGCTACGGGCTCCATGAAGGTCCATCAGAGCAACGCGGAATCCTGGAAGGTGACCGTGGTGGATACGGGCGAGAGCACCATGACCGGCGGCCGCCTCAAGCGCGTTCGCGAACATCTGGATAACGAGACGTTCTGCTTTACTTACGGGGACGGCGTTTGCGACGTGAACCTGAAGGCGCTGGTCGCCTTCCACAAGGCCCACGGGCGCAAGGCCACCTTGACGGCCGTGCAGCCGCCGGGGCGTTTCGGCGCCATCGATCTCGCGGCCGACACGGTAACCCGTTTCCACGAGAAGCCCACCGGCGAAGGCGCGTATATCAACGGAGGCTTCTTCGTCCTCGAGCCCTCCGTGATCGACGTCATTCCGGGTGACGATACCATTTTCGAAAAGCAGCCCTTGGAGAAACTCGCCTTGGAAGGCCAGCTCCAGGCTTTCCGGCACGGGGGCTTTTGGCAACCGATGGATACCTTGCGCGATAAGCATTTATTGGAAGAGCTCTGGGCCCGCGGCAAAGCTCCGTGGAAGACCTGGTGA
- a CDS encoding NUDIX hydrolase: MQEPERLLAAPKYRAWKRTVEANGCVFRKVELLADCCKQDGSLLFALLKTRIEDPAGRPLPAYALLRGHAVVVVTEVADLETGERKFLMLRQRRVGSGAETLEFPAGMVDENVDDPAAVAIRELHEETGLEVRRDQLIRLNERPLYTSSGLDDEAIHFFGCSLDLPSKEYQALQGGARGKAEEGEFIRLELWDHDQALPHIDSVQVRLGFCLWRGRPRGAF, encoded by the coding sequence ATGCAGGAACCGGAGAGACTGCTCGCGGCCCCGAAATACCGGGCTTGGAAGCGCACCGTGGAAGCCAACGGTTGCGTCTTCCGTAAAGTGGAGCTGCTGGCCGATTGTTGCAAGCAGGATGGCTCCCTGCTCTTCGCGCTCCTGAAGACCCGCATCGAAGATCCCGCCGGCCGGCCCTTGCCGGCCTATGCGCTCTTGCGCGGGCATGCGGTGGTGGTCGTCACGGAGGTCGCCGACTTGGAGACGGGCGAGAGGAAATTCCTCATGCTGCGCCAACGGCGCGTGGGGAGCGGAGCCGAAACCCTGGAGTTCCCGGCCGGCATGGTGGACGAGAACGTGGACGACCCCGCCGCGGTGGCCATCCGGGAGTTGCACGAGGAGACGGGACTGGAAGTAAGGCGCGATCAATTGATCCGGCTGAATGAGCGGCCCTTGTATACCTCTTCGGGCCTGGATGACGAGGCCATCCACTTCTTCGGCTGCTCGCTGGACCTCCCCTCTAAGGAGTACCAGGCCCTGCAAGGCGGCGCCCGCGGCAAGGCGGAGGAAGGCGAGTTCATCCGCCTGGAACTGTGGGATCACGATCAGGCCTTGCCGCATATCGATTCGGTGCAGGTGAGGCTGGGCTTCTGCCTTTGGCGCGGGCGGCCGCGAGGGGCCTTCTGA
- a CDS encoding NAD(P)-dependent oxidoreductase: MSSGNRILVTGASGFLGRNSLVPLQRLGFEVHALSSKPAADAVSGQVRWHQANLFEVRQTQAVVESVRPTHLLHFAWYAEPGRFWNSPINLDCLTATLSLLKAFAEAGGKRFVGAGSCAEYDWNGKDAFEESDPLLPGTLYGAAKSSAYLTGAAYAKTAGIEFAWGRIFNLFGPHEAPVRIVPALIRAHLWGERLDCGEGIQLRDFLPAAVIADAFAHICDSGIQGAINIGSGEPVSIRGLSEKIAQAIGRQGDVRFGTFQDTGPAKILPSLRRLTREVGWKPPMTVDAGLAETIEWWKSQGKSPKSP; this comes from the coding sequence ATGTCTTCCGGCAACCGCATACTGGTGACGGGCGCATCCGGATTCCTGGGCAGGAACAGCCTCGTTCCGTTGCAGCGCCTCGGTTTCGAGGTACATGCCCTTTCCAGCAAGCCGGCGGCCGATGCCGTGTCGGGGCAGGTCCGCTGGCATCAGGCGAACCTCTTCGAAGTCCGACAAACGCAAGCCGTAGTGGAATCCGTCCGTCCTACGCATTTGCTGCACTTCGCCTGGTACGCCGAGCCCGGCCGGTTCTGGAACAGCCCGATCAATTTGGACTGCCTGACCGCCACGCTGTCGCTGTTGAAAGCGTTCGCGGAGGCGGGTGGAAAGCGCTTCGTGGGCGCGGGGAGTTGCGCGGAGTATGATTGGAACGGAAAGGATGCGTTCGAGGAATCCGATCCCCTCCTGCCGGGCACCTTGTACGGGGCGGCCAAGTCATCCGCTTACCTGACCGGAGCCGCTTACGCGAAAACGGCGGGAATCGAATTCGCCTGGGGCCGGATATTCAACCTGTTCGGCCCCCATGAAGCGCCGGTCCGCATCGTTCCCGCCTTGATCCGGGCCCATCTGTGGGGGGAACGCCTGGATTGCGGCGAAGGCATCCAACTACGGGATTTCCTCCCGGCCGCCGTCATCGCGGATGCCTTCGCGCATATTTGCGACAGCGGGATCCAAGGCGCGATAAACATCGGCTCCGGAGAACCGGTCTCGATCCGGGGGCTATCGGAAAAAATCGCCCAAGCCATCGGCCGCCAAGGCGACGTCCGCTTCGGGACATTTCAGGATACGGGTCCCGCGAAAATCTTGCCCTCGCTGCGGCGCTTGACCCGGGAAGTCGGTTGGAAACCGCCGATGACGGTGGACGCCGGCCTGGCCGAAACCATCGAATGGTGGAAGAGCCAGGGTAAAAGCCCTAAGAGCCCCTGA
- a CDS encoding ferritin-like domain-containing protein — protein sequence MTSAMGAFHDLARLAYSAERAAAYAYQGHAASVRDAFEKSDLLRIEKEEWLHREQLGRILGKLGARPSPWLEIKYAFIGKAIGLSCHMIGRFMPMYFAGRLESGNVMEYVEMEILAREHGMEDELECIREMARVEKTHEVFFLEKAQEHWAMGLFEKLFGWGRDRSYNVLSYEPFVTSKEKIRT from the coding sequence TTGACCTCCGCCATGGGCGCTTTCCATGATCTTGCGCGGTTGGCCTATTCCGCCGAACGCGCGGCCGCCTACGCCTACCAAGGCCACGCGGCCAGCGTACGCGACGCCTTCGAGAAAAGCGATCTCCTGCGCATCGAAAAGGAGGAGTGGCTGCACCGGGAACAGCTCGGCCGCATACTAGGCAAGCTCGGCGCGCGTCCGTCCCCGTGGTTGGAGATCAAGTACGCTTTTATCGGTAAGGCCATCGGTTTGTCCTGCCATATGATCGGAAGGTTCATGCCGATGTATTTCGCGGGCCGCCTGGAAAGCGGAAACGTGATGGAATACGTGGAGATGGAAATCCTGGCGCGCGAACACGGCATGGAGGATGAGCTGGAGTGCATCCGTGAAATGGCGCGGGTGGAGAAGACCCATGAGGTTTTCTTCCTGGAGAAGGCCCAGGAGCACTGGGCCATGGGCCTTTTCGAAAAGCTGTTCGGCTGGGGCCGCGACCGCAGCTATAACGTGCTCAGCTATGAACCGTTCGTAACCTCGAAGGAAAAGATCAGGACCTGA
- a CDS encoding glycosyltransferase family 2 protein, producing MQTLTLAIPAYNRNRETRELLQSILDAGSLPDEVIISENCSPERKQLAETAEIYGKKFNEAGVKFSYFENEKNLGYDGNARSLFRRATSDWVLLFGNDDKMRKPGVTPVREFIAANPSVRFFTCALDQFYADTGKTFHITKLFKQDSVEKTDSSYVFRLASFISGITINRKWALSMETDIFDGGLFYQVYLSAVAFIDGGLGYVATPIVGGRSGNSPDFGAAESEKKFHTPGRFPAASRARMYASVLEITRYVDSKYGSQVTPGVMVELDSRQLFHVYEELHRLPRAEIKTFFSEMRKLGMGKTRIHKVFYCAAYYLHPIAPVLFRLAREMRNRT from the coding sequence ATGCAGACCCTTACCTTGGCCATTCCCGCGTACAATCGGAATCGGGAAACGCGCGAGCTTTTGCAGTCCATCCTCGATGCCGGCTCCCTGCCAGATGAAGTCATCATCAGCGAAAACTGTTCGCCGGAGAGAAAGCAGCTCGCGGAAACGGCGGAGATCTACGGGAAGAAGTTCAACGAAGCCGGAGTGAAATTCTCCTACTTCGAAAACGAGAAAAACCTGGGGTACGACGGGAACGCCCGCAGCCTGTTCCGGCGCGCCACCTCGGATTGGGTCTTGCTCTTCGGGAACGATGATAAGATGCGGAAGCCCGGCGTAACGCCCGTGCGCGAATTCATAGCCGCGAACCCATCGGTACGCTTTTTCACCTGCGCCCTGGATCAATTCTACGCGGATACGGGTAAGACTTTCCACATCACCAAGCTCTTCAAGCAAGACTCCGTCGAGAAAACGGATTCCTCTTACGTATTCAGACTGGCGAGCTTCATCAGCGGCATTACCATCAACCGGAAATGGGCGCTGTCGATGGAAACGGACATCTTCGACGGCGGCCTCTTTTATCAGGTGTACCTGAGCGCCGTCGCCTTCATCGACGGGGGCTTAGGGTACGTGGCTACCCCGATCGTCGGAGGCAGAAGCGGCAATAGCCCCGACTTCGGGGCGGCGGAATCGGAAAAGAAATTCCATACGCCGGGCCGGTTCCCCGCGGCTTCGCGGGCCAGGATGTACGCATCGGTCTTGGAGATCACCCGTTACGTGGATTCGAAATACGGTTCCCAGGTGACGCCGGGCGTCATGGTGGAATTGGACTCCAGGCAGCTTTTCCACGTTTATGAAGAACTGCACCGTTTGCCCAGGGCGGAAATAAAGACGTTCTTTTCGGAAATGCGCAAACTGGGCATGGGGAAAACCCGGATCCACAAGGTGTTCTATTGCGCGGCGTATTATTTGCATCCCATCGCGCCCGTCCTCTTCCGCTTGGCGCGGGAAATGCGCAACCGCACGTAA